Sequence from the Candidatus Aenigmatarchaeota archaeon genome:
CGAATTGATGGAAATAGCGGAAAATAGCGGGTTGGAGTATGTCAAAGAATTGTTGCGAGAATATCCTTCGATGCGAGTGATGTATATTCCCACACTCGAGCGGAACAGGGAATTGATGATGGAGGTCATCCGAGCCAACAAAGATAAAATGAGCGTTACGCAACTAGCGAGGAAAACTGGGCTAAGCGTGAAAAAAGTGAAGGAGTATTTGCGCGAGATAGAAAAAGAGTAGTAAGTTTATTTGCTATGCGTAAATAGATTAGGATTTTTTTTTAATTTGATTTTTTTTTGTACTTAAAAAGTGAATTTTGATATGGGAGCTGTAACGCCCAAAATTATGAAAGTTTTTTCTTCTTCAGAAGTAAGGCATGGACTTTCTCTTTTTTTGGAAAACGAACTTGTTTTTATAGAAGAACAAATAATTGAAAAAGAAAACAGGTTGTTTGTAAAATGCCAAATTAAAGATAAGTACAAACCTGCAAAACCTGAAGAAATAGTAAGACAGTTATTTATTCATCAGTTAATTTCAGAATATGGCTACCCTAAGGAACGAATTGACGTTGAAAGAGCTATCTCTTTTGGTTCAAGAGACTCAGGGCTTGCTGACATTGTTGTAATGCACGAAGATATGACACATCCCTTTATAATTTTTGAAGTTAAAAGACCTAAAAGAAGCGATGGTTTAGAGCAACTTAAGAGTTATTGTAACGCAAATGGTGCCCCCATTGGCGTTTGGTCTAATGGAAATGAAATTATTTTGCTACATAGAGAAGAACCAAATATTTTTACTTCTATTCCACGTATTCCAAAGGCAACAGAAACATTAAGAGATGTTTTAACAGAACGTTGGACTATTAAATGGTTAGAAGAAAATGATGAGTTAAAAAAAGGTAAAACAACACTAAAGAAGATTCTTCTCGATTTAGAGGAACTCGTTTTAGGAAATGCAGGAGTTGACCCATTTGAAGAAATTTTCAAACTTATTTATGCAAAGCTTTATGATGAATGGAGGGGAATAAATGAACCTAATAATTATCAGTTGGAGTTTTTTGTTGGGGGAAGAAGCCCAGAACAAGTAAAAAGAGCAATTGAAAACCTTCTTGAAGGGGCTAAAAGACAATGGCGGGGAGTATTTGAGCCAACAGATAAAATTGAATTAAGGGATGAACATCTTAAAGTCTGTGTTTCATTTCTTGAAAAGATAAAGTTATTCAATTCCAACCTTCAAATAATTGATGAAGCATTTGAGTATCTAATACCACAAGTATCAAAGAAAAAGGAAGGGCAGTTTTTCACACCAAGACCTGTTATTGATATGGTAGTAAAAATGCTTAACCCAAAGTATGATGAGGCAATAATTGACCCTGCTTGTGGTTCTTGCGGTTTTACTCTTCATTCTATACTATGGGTTGCAGGTGGAAAACTAACTGCTAATGGCTTGCCACCAGCAGCCAAAGATTTTGCACAAAACAGAGTTTTCGGTATTGATTTTGCCAAAAAAGCTGTAAAAATCGCAAAGGCAATAAATCTAATTGCTGGAGATGGTAAAGCCCATGTTTACAAAGCAAATTCATTAGCACCATTTACTTGGGATGATGAGACTAAAGGTGGTTTAAGAGAAAGACTTTTACAATTTGAAGATTCGACAAAAAACAGGGAAAATATAGAAAGTTTTACTTACTTTGATTTTGATATTTTGATGACAAACCCGCCCTTTGCTGGAACAGTAAAAGAACGGGAAATATTAAGACTTTACAAATTGGCAGAAAAAGGAGGTAGACTTGTAAATAAAATTGGTAGACATATTCTATTTTTGGAGAGATCTTTACAATTTATACGTCCTGGAGGAAGAATGGCAATAGTTTTGCCACAAGGTATATTTAACAATACAAATGCCGAATATATTCGCAGGTTTATTATGGAAGAAGCAAGAATTTTAGCAGTTGTTGGCTTGCATGGAAATACATTTAAACCGCACACTGGAACAAAAACAAGTGTTCTCTTCTTACAAAAATACACTGATGAGGAAAAAGAAAAAATTCAACAGATTAAAGCTAAATATGAGAGCAAATTTGATAAATATTTTGAAGAACTTCAAAAAACTTATGCTAGTTGCAATTGGGATACTGCCTTGGACGAGGAAGAATTACCTGAAGAACTTAAAACATTTTTAGAAAGCTATTTTGCTTCAGTTGAAGAAATAGAGGAAACCGAGGCCGAAACTGCGGAAACAGAAGGAAACGAATCTGATAAAAAAGTTTCACTAAAAGAATTGATTGATGAATTTAACGAAATCGTTGATATTTTAGAAGAAAGAAAAGAGGAATTGAAAAAAGCAGACACCCAAAGAACAAAAGAAATAAAAAAAGAGATTATAGCATTAGATAAAAAAGCGAAAAAACTTCATCGTGAAATTTCTGAACGAACTTTAGGCGGGCAAATATGGTTAGTTTTAAATGATGAAAAAATCAAAGAAGAGTTTAAAAAATTCTGGCTTGAAGGAAAGGTAATAAAAGAAATGGATTATCCTATTTTTATGGCTGTAAATAAAAAACCTGTTAAAGATAATAGTGGAGATTACAGATATAAGAAAAATCCTGATGGTTCTTTTGTTTTAGATGAGCACGGACACCCAGTAATTGACCACGATTTAGACGAAATCGCAGAAGCGTTTATTAAATTTGCAAAAGAACAAGATTTTGATTTCTGGAGGGAACAATAAAATGGCTGTAACAAGTGTTGTAACATTATCAGAACTTGAAGGAGCAAAAAGATTAGATGCTGAATATTACCAGCCGGAGTATTTGAAAGTTAAAAATCAACTTTTGAATACTGAGTTTATTTATTTTAAAAATTTAGTAGCAGACATAATTCATCCTAAAGAAATTAAAAGAGAATATGAAGAAGAAAAAAAAGATTATTTGTTTTTACTTGCTCAAAATGTTCGTCCTTTGATGCTTGATTTGTCTGAAAAGAAGTATCTTTCTAAAGAAAAGATAAAATTGATAGTAAGAAATAAATTAGAAAAAGGAGACATTTTATTTGTTAGAAGTGGAAATGTAGGAGATATCACAGTACATTTTGGCAAACCTGAAAAAGTGGTATCCTCTGCGGATTTATTAGTTGCTAAACCCAAATCAACTTTTAAATACCCTTTCTATGTTGGGATATTTTTAAATACAAAATATGGAAGAAATCTTTTATTAAGAGGGGTCTATAGCGGATTACAACCACATATAGCCCCTTCTTATCTAAACACAATCCCAATTCCATTCTTTCCAGAAGATTTTATTGAAAAAGTAGAAAATTTATTTTTTCAAGCGCAAGAATTATTATTTAAAAGTGAATCTCTCTACTCCCAA
This genomic interval carries:
- a CDS encoding winged helix-turn-helix transcriptional regulator; amino-acid sequence: MDRDFVLQYLKIEHLRGNSELMEIAENSGLEYVKELLREYPSMRVMYIPTLERNRELMMEVIRANKDKMSVTQLARKTGLSVKKVKEYLREIEKE
- a CDS encoding N-6 DNA methylase, with amino-acid sequence MKVFSSSEVRHGLSLFLENELVFIEEQIIEKENRLFVKCQIKDKYKPAKPEEIVRQLFIHQLISEYGYPKERIDVERAISFGSRDSGLADIVVMHEDMTHPFIIFEVKRPKRSDGLEQLKSYCNANGAPIGVWSNGNEIILLHREEPNIFTSIPRIPKATETLRDVLTERWTIKWLEENDELKKGKTTLKKILLDLEELVLGNAGVDPFEEIFKLIYAKLYDEWRGINEPNNYQLEFFVGGRSPEQVKRAIENLLEGAKRQWRGVFEPTDKIELRDEHLKVCVSFLEKIKLFNSNLQIIDEAFEYLIPQVSKKKEGQFFTPRPVIDMVVKMLNPKYDEAIIDPACGSCGFTLHSILWVAGGKLTANGLPPAAKDFAQNRVFGIDFAKKAVKIAKAINLIAGDGKAHVYKANSLAPFTWDDETKGGLRERLLQFEDSTKNRENIESFTYFDFDILMTNPPFAGTVKEREILRLYKLAEKGGRLVNKIGRHILFLERSLQFIRPGGRMAIVLPQGIFNNTNAEYIRRFIMEEARILAVVGLHGNTFKPHTGTKTSVLFLQKYTDEEKEKIQQIKAKYESKFDKYFEELQKTYASCNWDTALDEEELPEELKTFLESYFASVEEIEETEAETAETEGNESDKKVSLKELIDEFNEIVDILEERKEELKKADTQRTKEIKKEIIALDKKAKKLHREISERTLGGQIWLVLNDEKIKEEFKKFWLEGKVIKEMDYPIFMAVNKKPVKDNSGDYRYKKNPDGSFVLDEHGHPVIDHDLDEIAEAFIKFAKEQDFDFWREQ